One stretch of Euphorbia lathyris chromosome 7, ddEupLath1.1, whole genome shotgun sequence DNA includes these proteins:
- the LOC136201016 gene encoding uncharacterized protein, with the protein MTLPESCCSLPQRKRFSIYDRVEVRSEKEGLLGSWHSGVVIETQLLDSEMEYVIKYDHMLVEDQSDYIEETLRVTETEVCNLRGRIRPIPPPVNIVNGDICYGRCVEVHHNDGWWEGVIFDHENGSERNVFFPELTDEMKTPVANMRISQDWNDVNGSWKKRGTWFFLESLEHFNGNCFHFKSKEFWLDLRQKEKFKKLGDWTSDDKQFWNDLVFETVGDKLKHVMGRISDLTHLPELQGLVESANFINVQKRQPGVSVCQEAVSVLPQDLSVVPRKQNEKHDTHSSEKVGVFSSSGGNNINGEFMTSKNKKNKWLPAGSDIVPGPEFCPAAIVKYLQRGKNHKTFIVDVRKHLLHLGWKIDYFKQEKARLRYTSPDGKVYYSIRQVCLILNEDAETIAPITQDENGSPLSSPDDSPSPLSEEPPEDQVFAVSSDSDTDIVSVEPEHCPEAAVQWYTRSQSIGNRGRGYKEMTLRARKHLSAVGWQFKRILDSGNRVFRYISPEGKVYNSLRLACRASTGTREAVSKVQADAACQESPLRILQSNNSSAAQKSKDGIGKISRKRKERSQSSSLRNNRIGTRKESVRGTRKRVKQAAVPNPSFQKPLTVLSWLIDNNIVLPRAKVHFNIGSKTNSTAGGRITREGIKCNCCSEVYTLKGFKFHISGNYDCPAANICLEDGRSLLDCQKKLIHKEMENFVVEPRLDIKLNDDICSVCQYGGDLLLCDGCPSSFHKSCIGLVDTPKEKQWFCPSCCCKICGHNKLERDTEFSIKNDDVLNCTQCEQKYHTWCIRNKGDPCLKTIPSEYWFCTKKCKEIFLGLNELLGKPIAVGSSNLTWTLSKPNHRDSRKFDAFNDEAWIENYSRLNMAVDMMHECFERVEDPYTKRDLLKDVVFNRRAELKRLHFEGFYTITLQKDDEFISVAAIRVYGAKVAELPLVGTRSQYRRRGMCRMLMNVLEEKLRELGIERLVLPAVYSMLNTWIGSFGFSKLMDPEKLQLLDHTFLNFQETVMCRKQLMKILSAEPCPSKEIPPKLDNSAVASDDSISSGTSEQIQIGTSEQIQAGTSEQGQAIVTAVNSRLHLEPIELVIMLKGELKHYADKLKIDSSIDKSSGKKESTENNTGNDNIEISEDSSELSGKLRYYKRRRLVL; encoded by the exons ATGACATTGCCGGAAAGTTGCTGCTCTCTTCCTCAACGAAAGCGATTTAGTATTTATGACAGAGTTGag GTAAGGAGTGAAAAAGAAGGGTTACTGGGCTCCTGGCACAGTGGAGTTGTTATCGAAACTCAATTACTCGACTCCGAAATGGAATACGTGATTAAATATGATCACATGCTTGTTGAGGACCAATCTGATTATATTGAAGAAACTTTGAGGGTTACTGAGACTGAAGTTTGTAATCTCCGTGGGCGTATTAGGCCAATTCCGCCTCCCGTTAACATCGTAAATGGGGATATCTGTTATGGAAGGTGTGTGGAAGTTCATCATAACGACGGTTGGTGGGAAGGTGTGATTTTTGACCACGAAAATGGTTCTGAAAGAAATGTGTTTTTTCCTGAGTTGACGGATGAAATGAAGACTCCGGTTGCTAATATGAGGATTAGTCAAGATTGGAACGATGTCAATGGGTCTTGGAAGAAACGTGGAACATGGTTTTTCCTTGAATCGCTTGAGCACTTCAATGGGAATTGTTTTCATTTTAAGTCAAAGGAATTCTGGTTGGATTTAAGACAGaaagaaaaatttaagaaaCTTGGTGACTGGACTTCCGATGATAAACAATTCTGGAACGATTTGGTGTTTGAGACAGTAGGTGATAAACTTAAACATGTTATGGGTCGTATTTCAGATCTAACACACCTTCCAGAGTTACAAGGGTTGGTAGAGTCTGCTAATTTTATTAATGTGCAGAAACGTCAACCAGGTGTATCTGTCTGTCAAGAAGCAGTAAGTGTTTTGCCTCAGGATTTATCAGTTGTACCTCGTAAGCAGAATGAGAAACATGATACTCATTCATCAGAGAAGGTGGGAGTTTTTTCTAGTTCAGGTGGCAATAATATAAATGGAGAGTTCATGACTtcgaaaaacaagaaaaacaagtgGCTACCTGCTGGCTCGGATATAGTTCCTGGACCTGAATTTTGCCCAGCTGCTATTGTTAAATATTTACAGAGAGGTAAGAACCATAAAACTTTTATAGTTGATGTTAGAAAACATCTTTTACATCTAGGTTGGAAAATCGACTACTTCAAACAAGAAAAGGCTAGATTACGATACACTTCTCCTGATGGGAAAGTGTACTATTCTATTCGTCAAGTCTGTTTGATTTTGAATGAAGATGCAGAAACAATTGCTCCGATCACTCAAGATGAGAATGGAAGTCCATTAAGTAGCCCCGATGATTCACCATCCCCTCTTTCTGAGGAGCCACCAGAGGATCAGGTTTTTGCCGTTTCTTCTGATTCTGATACTGATATAGTTTCTGTCGAACCCGAACACTGCCCAGAAGCAGCTGTACAGTGGTACACAAGGTCACAAAGCATCGGTAATAGAGGGAGAGGTTATAAGGAAATGACATTGAGAGCAAGGAAGCACCTTTCAGCTGTGGGATGGCAGTTCAAGCGAATTCTCGATTCTGGCAATCGTGTTTTCCGCTATATTTCACCGGAAGGGAAAGTTTATAATTCACTTCGGTTGGCCTGCAGAGCTTCTACTGGAACGCGGGAGGCAGTGAGCAAGGTTCAGGCAGATGCAGCCTGTCAGGAAAGTCCTTTGAGAATATTGCAGTCCAACAATTCTTCAGCAGCTCAAAAATCAAAAGACGGAATTGGAAAAATCAGCCGGAAAAGAAAGgaaagatcacaatcatcaTCTTTACGAAATAATAGAATAGGCACTCGTAAAGAAAGTGTTCGTGGAACAAGAAAAAGAGTGAAGCAGGCTGCAGTTCCTAATCCGTCATTTCAGAAGCCTCTAACAGTCCTGTCATGGTTGATAGACAATAATATTGTCTTACCAAGAGCAAAAGTACATTTCAATATCGGAAGCAAGACCAATTCAACTGCTGGAGGTCGTATAACTCGAGAGGGAATCAAGTGCAATTGCTGTTCTGAGGTTTATACTCTTAAAGGCTTTAAGTTTCATATCAGTGGCAACTACGACTGTCCGGCTGCCAACATATGTTTGGAAGATGGACGCTCTTTGTTAGATTGCCAGAAGAAACTTATACACAAAGAGATGGAAAATTTTGTTGTAGAACCGCGTTTAGATATAAAATTAAACGATGATATATGTTCAGTTTGTCAATATGGCGGGGATCTTTTATTATGTGATGGGTGTCCTTCATCATTCCATAAAAGTTGCATCGGTTTGGTG GATACTCCGAAAGAAAAACAGTGGTTCTGCCCGTCATGCTGTTGTAAAATTTGTGGCCATAATAAACTGGAAAGAGACACTGAATTTTCTATCAAAAATGATGATGTTCTCAACTGTACTCAGTGCGAGCAAAAAT ATCATACTTGGTGCATCCGGAATAAGGGAGACCCCTGCTTAAAAACGATTCCAAGTGAATATTGGTTTTGTACCAAAAAGTGCAAAGAG ATCTTTTTGGGTCTGAACGAGCTTCTAGGAAAACCAATTGCAGTGGGTTCAAGCAACCTTACTTGGACATTGTCGAAACCGAATCACCGGGACAGTCGTAAGTTTGATGCTTTTAATGATGAGGCCTGGATTGAGAACTACAGCAGACTCAATATGGCAGTGGACATGATGCATGAATGCTTTGAGCGTGTTGAAGACCCTTACACCAAGAGAGATCTTCTTAAGGATGTTGTTTTCAATAGAAG GGCAGAGCTCAAACGTCTGCATTTTGAAGGATTTTATACGATAACTCTGCAGAAAGATGATGAATTTATTTCCGTGGCTGCTATTAG GGTCTACGGGGCGAAGGTGGCAGAATTACCACTCGTGGGTACTAGATCTCAGTACCGTCGACGTGGGATGTGTCGCATGCTAATGAATGTACTGGAAGAG AAGCTCAGGGAATTAGGAATTGAGAGACTCGTTTTGCCTGCTGTTTATTCCATGTTGAATACATGGATTGGTTCATTTGGTTTTTCCAAACTGATGGATCCCGAGAAATTACAATTACTAGACCACACGTTCTTGAATTTTCAGGAAACTGTCATGTGTCGCAAGCAACTGATGAAAATCCTTTCTGCTGAACCATGCCCATCAAAAG AAATACCACCGAAACTCGACAATTCTGCAGTTGCAAGTGATGATAGTATTAGTTCTGGAACTTCGGAGCAAATTCAGATCGGAACTTCGGAGCAAATTCAGGCTGGAACTTCGGAGCAAGGTCAAGCAAT TGTTACTGCAGTAAACAGTAGACTTCACCTTGAACCTATTGAGCTCGTAATTATG TTGAAAGGCGAATTAAAACATTATGCGGACAAACTTAAAATAGATTCCTCAATTGACAAATCCAGTGGAAAGAAAGAATCGACAGAGAATAACACTGGTAATGATAATATAGAAATCAGTGAAGACTCTTCCGAGCTTAGTGGAAAATTGAGGTATTATAAAAGGAGGAGATTGGTTCTATGA